Part of the Drosophila kikkawai strain 14028-0561.14 chromosome 3L, DkikHiC1v2, whole genome shotgun sequence genome is shown below.
TTATATTGGAAATGCAGCAACGGAAACTGATCCGATCTCGCGCAGAGTTCGAGCACGATCCGGCGAATTCCTGGAGCGGCTGGCTGGTGAACAGCCTTGTGAAACGCCCCCTATCCTGGAGCTGGTCGAAGATTAAGCACAGTGTGGTAGCTGAGGACCTGGAGGCGGCAGCCACTGTCGAATGGATCCATCTGGATGTCTTGAAGGTAATATGATTATGTTTATAACTAGTTTATGTTTTATACTCCCGACTCCTACAGAGCACTTGCGACCTTATAACCGAAAAAGTCCTCCCTGAGAATAGTGGAAAACTCCTGCATTTCGATGCCTTCAAATCTCTTTGCAAGTCGCAACAGATTCGGATCCAATCCGACAAAGACTACTGTGTGTGCCTGATCTCCTTAAATGTTCGTCAAATCGTTGGTCTGGaatttaaaactgaaaaagGATTACGTCAAATTCACTTGGTGAAAATACCCAGTAAGTTTTGTCAGAAAAGTTTCAAAgagaatttatattaattgcaAATTGTTCATGTAGAAAAACAAGGCGAGGATCTCAACATCAGCCAAGAGGATCATGCTGTCCACAACCTGCAGAATACCCAAGCCCAGTTACTAAAGCAGTTGGAGAGCTTGGAGGAGGATATCAAGCTCAACGACGATAAGGCGCGCCAGTATTTGAAGGAAAACAAGCGACAAATGGCCAAGACTTATCTCCGAAAGAGGCATCTTCTGGAAAAGAATCATGGCAAGTACAAGAAGCTGCCCCAGTTTGGATATTTCATGAAACTTCCTTCTTTTAGAGCGCCGCAGTCTCGCCCTGCACAACATTGAATCCCTGCTGTCCAGCGTGGACGAGGCCCAGAACAGTGGCGTTGTGCTAGACGCCTATAAGATCGGCTCGAATACTTTGAAAAAAGTGCTCTCGGACTCTGGCCTGAAGTACGACAATGTCGACGAGGTTCTGGCCGATGTGCGCGAATCATTGGATCAGCATAGGGAAGTACAGGACGTCATGTCCAACAGCTCTGCCGTGGAAGGCGTGAGTCAAGATGAAGACCAGCTCGAAAGGGAACTGCGTGAATTGTGCGGCGAAACGGCCAAGCCAGCTTCTCCCAGTCCCATAGCGTTTATCAATAACAATGACAGGCCCGAGGTAGTGATCACGGACGAGGAGGTGATTGCCATGCTGCAGGATCTCGAGGTCGAGGATGGAACTGTGTCGCAGTCGAGCGTCAGGACCTTGAGAACAGCCCAAGAGCTTTGAGATGTGTGCTCAAATTGTTTtctatttatgcaaattgaatgtgtttgtgtttttttttataaattatagttaTACACTTTTAAATGATTACatttactttgttttgttCGTAATTGCTTTATTCTATCATTCTGTACAAAATGCGTCCTTATTGTTAAAGTACTCGCTTATAGCTATGGCTAGACAAATGTTTCCAAGTAAGTAGGaattcaaaaatatacattaCATACATGTTTTAGGTAAAGGTACAGACATAGGGATGTGCACACCTGCCCCCGATCCGAAGATGGGTGTGCACACCGGTATATCTCGTAAGGCAATACAGCGACGAGCGCCGAGGTGCATGTGCAGAATGCTCGTCCTATGCTCTTGCATTATGCATATATTTCAGGcgtataaatataagaaatccGAAGCACTGCAGAACGTACTCCGTTGTTCTATGTTGGACTTGTGTATTCAGTAATCACTAAGGCAAATTTGCGCTCCACTGGATAATGCGTAATGTCAGAAGCCCCTCGCGATTCCCACGGTGAATCCTTGAGGTTTGTTATGTGTGAATTTGGAAAAGTATCAGGATACTTAAAATCGTGCAAATGAAACAGATCAGGACCGGCAGGATCACAATGAAGCGCAGTGATctgagaaaaataataacattttcagGCATACATATTGATAGTTTCCAGTATAGTAAACGCACCTTCCTTGCCCGAGGGCTGGGTGTCAGAGATTCAGGTCCATATCCGCCTCCAAATCGATGTGATTGATCGAGTTGCCGGCACTGTTGAAGATTTGATTATCCGCGTTGCTGTTCTCCACGGTTCCATTCCCTCCGTCTCCATGGCTGCGCTTCGATTTGCCTAACAGCCAGCAAGAGAATACTTTGACCCAATTTCGGACATTAATATTATGATGATGGTGGAGTTGTAGAGTTGTAAATGAGGaaagggaaaacaaaaggAGGAAAGGAAAACAACCATAACGAGACAGACACCTAGCTACGAGTACAAACCGCTCGATCAGTTGCGATTTATTCCAGGTCCTGCATATATACATTCTTGTAGAGAAGAAACTAAAACCTGAGCTGTTTTGGGCCTGGGATgtcaagtgtgtgtgtgtgtgtggtgtgctGGTGGGATGTGGAGCAGCTAAGACTACAAGAGAAACTTTAGACTTACCTCCTGTGAAGCACAGGCATCCCTCGTCATCACTCGGCGACTCTCGTCGCGAGctcttcagcttcagctccttgttCAGCTCGTTCAGACATCGCTGATAGTAGTCATAATCCTTTAGATACCACACCGGCGGCCAGCGATGTTCGCGCAAATACTCCTGATTATCCTGATGCAGAGCCTTAAGGCCCTTGAGTGAGAACTTACAAATAAGGTTGTAATTGACGCACAGGTACGACATGCACCACTCGGCTAACTGATGTGCGTTGTGCAGCTGCAAacatgatatatatatattagttagaTCTCAACTATCACCAGGGAAGATAGTTTCCCTTACCTTTACTGGCTCCAGCAGCTTTAGACAGTGATCCACCGTTTCATTGGTTTCGTTCTGGGAAATTAATGTGAGATCTTCGATAACGCGACACTCCACCAGGTTGAGGAGACGCGGCAGGCAGAGGCGATTGGCCAGCTCCAGCAGATTCAGGCACTTGACGGCCGATATTGGCGGAATCTGGTCAGTGTACAGGTAACACAGCAGCTTGTGGAATGTGTAGATTGTAACGCCAGGGAATACGATCTGAAATGGGATTAAAGGTTATTcattttgtgaattttaagGGGTTCCAATACAAAATTCAAcacaaatttctttaaatattgtGTTATTATAATGCACCGAATCAATTAATTACCACATTGGAATGCGCCTCTCGAAAATCGCCCAGCAACATGGCTCGCATGACATCACAACGACCCACCAGCACCGCCCTGTGTGCCTGTAATTGATTTGAAGCTCTCAATTTCATTTGTACTTAGTTTTACACAGCTTTCCGAAGGACCCTACCTTCATTAGGCCATCGTCCAACTCAAAGGTTACATCGCTAAAGCAACCGTCGCCAATGCAATGTCGCTCCATGCTTTCCTTGATGCGCTGCAATGGAATCCTTTAATAAATctgtaaattatttgtaaaatagCTTTGCAGCGTACAAGACAAATGTGCGGATTGGGCTCATCACTGGAGCAGCTATCCAAGACGGTTTGGGGCCTGGCCAATAGCTGAGTCAGTTGCGGCAGCTCTAAGAGATCGGCAGCCTCTCTGATTTCCTGTAATAACTGAGATTTAAATACTATAAATTGGAGAGGCTTCTGTCTCCGAGACTCACCTGCAGATTGTTGCAATCCTTGTCAATGGTGCCGGTGTATATAAATCTCAGGCACTGGTGCAATGCCTGCGGCGAGATGAGCTTGCTCAGGGTGACAATGGTCTGCAGTCCGTTCACACCGCGCTGATTCTCCACGTGCACCAGCCGGATGCTTTGCAGCACCGGATGATGCAGCTCCCTGTACAAATCGTTGGACCGCTTGGACTCCATCAGGGGGAGGGCCTGATAGCTGGAGCGACGCTTCAAGTGCTCCCACATGCTAAGAAAGTCGGTATTAAGCTGGGCAAGATCAGGAGCTAGGCTGTCACCTACCGTTGTGTGCGTGATTCGTAGCGGATGAGGGACTCGGTGTCGTCGTTGAAGTCCGCTATGGTGGCCTCTCCGAACGTGGAACTGACCATGCTCGATTCGCTGCTGCTCCGACCGCCCATGTCGCTTAGCTCCGTGCTTAAAAGGCGCTGGAAGATGCTGGAGGCGGCAGCCAGCATGAATCTATGTACGGCGAATTTGGTGCCGGCGCCAGCGACCAGCACGAGATCGGTGTAGGCTTGCGAAAGGAACATATTGTAGATGTCCTGCCGGTAGTGGCCCACCATAACGGTGACCTCTGGTGGTGGCGGCTTCGGTGGCCGGAACGGTGCCTGCAGCAGCGGCTTCTGCACCTTCTTCAGGTTCGTCATCCAGAAGCGCTGCTGTCGCCGAGCAATCAAAGCCGATCGTATAGCATTCTCGAATACTTCGTTTACACCGAAATAGGTAAAGACGCTCGTTTCGTAGTAGGCCACGCCCAGCTCCTTGGCCACGGCCCGCGCCTCGTCGGGCATAACCAGGTCGCTCTTCAGGGCGGCTCTGTGAAATTGATAAAATGGGTAagttatgatatatatttggaaaaaatatctgagatttaagtaaatatagtttattaatacttgttaaagtttttaaactaACCAACTATATAAAACTGTTTACtcattttaacaatttaaattgaatcaCAGAAATCGCTTACAAGCTGATTTTCTCAAcgctaaaaatagttttttaccCAAATATATAACATCGAAAACCGGCTGAAACCTGTAAGCTCTGTACGCACCGAACAAAGGTTCCCTTCTCGCCGAAATACGACAGATAATTCTCATCGCGATACATATAGCGCAGGTCGTTCTTGCAGCCAACTAGGATGACGGGCACATCCGGACAAAAGCGGCGAATTTCCGGATACCACATCATCTTGCAGTTGCGCAGGGAAATCGGACTGGCAATGGAAAAGCACAGCAGCACCACATCGGATCTGTTACCATAGGTTAAACATTAGCTTCACCTACAACTTATATTCACCTAAGAGGATTACAAACCTGCCGTAGGCAAAGCGACGGTCCTTGTCGTGGTCCCCGAATGTGTCCCATAAACGAAGTGAGACATTTACCCCATCCACCACCTCCCAAGACCGCTCAAGTACCTTTCAAGATGAGAGAAAGGTAGGGGTTTATGGGATGACTTGGCCAGGAATGGTGCGGCAACTTACATCTTTGTATATGCGATACTGATCGATTGCCCACACGGTCGGCACGTGTGTGGAGAGTAGCTGCGACAGCGAAACATGCTTGTTGCAGGCCCGTGCACAGATCAGTCGTGTCTTGCCCACCGCCGTGTCACCCACTAGGACGCACTTGACCAACTCCTGATGCGGCTGCTCGTTATCCATTTTCGGGCTTAGCTTTTGCTTGAATTCTGAAAAGTAGaaacaatttttgtaattaaaaattaaacacatTTAAGCTGCGTCTAATCGCTAgctttattataatattaacaaGTTTCCTAAATGATTAGATACATAACaaaaacttatttataaaatgtataaactgTGTGTTGTTGTTATGGGTTGTTGACTTAATAGTCTAGACTCTAGGGTAAACACAGAAGAATCAAAATACAGTCTGTAGATTTCTGTTGGATGTACATTTCAGTTTCTTCAAATTAACTTTATCAGAATATAACTCAAGAGCTTTTATCAAGAAACTCAAGTTCCAGAGCCATAAGATAATGGAAAGTAAGGAGGTATCGTTATCCTAAGAAATCTATTGGGCCCACTCGCACTTGTCGCCGCCATTCATTGACccctctctgtgtgtgttccACTTGCTACGCAGGAAGTCGAGTGATAAGTTCGCTTggctgtctctctctctaattGAACTTAATTGGGGGACTGCACTAAAAATATCTGCCATCAATCCAAAGGCCCACAACAAGCAATCAGAGCTTATTCCTGCGTGCATGCGAATCCATTGTCCGATCTGCTCGGCAAGCTTGCAGTCTATTTTGGGAACTTCTTTAAatccaaaacaataacaaaacaattgAGAAAGGCACTCTGCGAGCGGTTGGCCGCCGCTTGGATGATCATGATATATTCGGCAGGATTATTTAAATCATGGGGGTTGTGGTATTTCAGCTACGCACGTCAAAGGACATTGACCTCTTAAAAATCTTTCGATGTTCTTTGTTTAGGGAGCATTTAATTATCACATATTATCAATATAGCAATTATTGTGGAAGTTAAGTTTTGGATATTTAAAAGATGATAGTgggggaaataaaaatatattttagataagATATTAGCAAATCATAAGATTGTTACAATTTTCTATTGGTTTTAATACAACTGATCATccgttttttatatttatatatattttttattgtaatatttaaatttaaaaaaaagacaaaaatttTAAGGATTGCCAGAGAAAGGATATGGTTTAAAAATCCATAAATATTGTGCCCCAAAATATGCTACAAAATGGGTAAAATTAACCAACTGTTTTTAAAGGTCTGTCAGAGCACATCTTCGTGAATTTAAaccatattatatttatttttagatccAAGGATCTAAGTGAGCCATCTCTCATGCCAAACAAGTGCGAACTTGCCAAGTAATTCCGGTTTCGGCGGGGCATTTGTAGAGCACGCCAGCATATTAGCATAATTAGCAGAGATGCGACATGGGAATCTTTCGAGTCTGGGGAGAATCTTGAGTCTTCTTATTCGCCTTTTGTCGTATGTCTacttttttcaatttttgccagcttttattgattttctcTTGCCATTGCGAAAACGGTCACAAGCACCGttaccaaacacacacacacacacagacattcTAAGTGGGGATCTTGGAGTTCCCCCACTTCTTGCTGTCCCTCTCCCCGGCAAACTTTGCCCACATtgcaggaaaaaaataataaaaaacggaTGATTGAAGCCCGTAGTATTTAACCCTATGCAGGCCCAGCAGCCCAGCACTTGCACTTTCGGCACACACatccacccacacacacacacacctttgTGCTTTTAGttggtaaacaatttgattaGAACTTAATTTGATTGCTGGTCGAATTGAagcagatatatgtatatgtacatatcttTCGCACGTACCTCGGGGAGCTTCCGCTGCTGCGAATTATACGAAATTTATGCCTCAATGTTCTTACTTTTGCGTATTGCACTTATCAACACGCACACCAAAGCACGGcatttttacaacaatttgcatttatttttgcacccacacacacaggcgaTGGCGACACAGTTTCTGGTTCGCACTGGCTGTTTCACGGTTTTAGGAGAGTTTTCATTGCTGCTTTCTGGCTGCTGCGGTGAGCGGCGGATTAACAAATGTTTGTCTTACGCAGCGCactatcaataaaataaaataataaaatgcagTTACAGCCCGCAATTGTTCTACGCGTTATCGATATCGATTTAATAATCGATTCAATCGATGGTAGGAGAACGGGCGATAcatcgatttttatttttcaatgtagtatttttttaaatgtagcATGTTTTAGTACTTTTCTTCTAGCAAAGTGCAGCCATACTACCGCAAAACAGATGATTTTTGCTTTGTAGTTGTTGCGAAACGATTTATAGATATAACTCCATAGATTTTTGGCTGaaaccaattaaatttaaccGCGGGACACAACCGCTACACTCACAAAATCATCCGCCCAATTTCAGGAACCGGAGTTCCTTCGCTTGCCAGGAACCCTGAAACTCAATGTATTTTTCGTGCAGAAAATCGATTTTTGCCCTAACAGCGACTCTCAGCCGACGGTTggcagaaaaagaaaacgcATTTTTGACCGGATACGCCTAACTCTTCGCCCTTATTTCTCACAGCTCAAGTGGTGAGGTGAGGTCCAGCATTTTAGTAGCAAGTCGATCGATCGGTACGCTGAGCAAGCCCAAAATGACCGTCGCCGAGGGCTGTTTGCAAAAGCCCGCAACACGGAGCCCCCACACGCAGGAGCCAATTCTGAGGTAACGTCTAAGAGGCTAAGCTTACATGAGTCAGAGGTGATCTCACGGAGATGAGCTAACGTTGACGGCGTCTGTTTTTTCCGCAGGCTAAACAACATCGAAAAGTCGCAACAGGACACGAGGGATTACCGTGGGTTAAAGCTGGAAAATGGCCTAAAGGTTCTGCTGATCAGCGATCCCAACACAGATGTCTCGGCGGCAGCACTTTCCGTGCAAGTGGGGTGAGTTGAAGATGTTTCCTTGGCTCGGCCCCCACATAATCTCTTTCCCAATTGCAGCCACATGTCTGATCCCACAAGTCTGCCTGGCCTGGCGCATTTCTGTGAGCACATGCTCTTCCTGGGCACTGAGAAGTATCCGCACGAGAACGGCTATACCACATACCTGTCGCAGAGCGGTGGGAGCAGCAATGCCGCCACCTATCCCCTGATGACCAAGTACCACTTTCATGTGGCGCCGGATAAGCTGGACGGAGCCTTGGATCGGTTTGCCCAGTTCTTTATAGCGCCACTGTTCACGCCAAGTGCCACCGAACGTGAAATTAATGCGGTAAGCAAGGATCAGTGAATGTTTAGCTCTAAACTCCAAGCTGTCTTTATTTGCGAAGGTGAACTCGGAGCACGAGAAGAACCTGCCCAGCGACTTGTGGCGCATCAAGCAGGTGAGCCGGCATTTGGCCAAACCGGACCATCCCTACAGCAAGTTTGGCAGCGGCAACAAGACCACGCTCTCCGAAATACCCAAGTCAAAGGACATCGATGTGCGCGACGAGTTGCTAAAGTTCCACAAGAAATGGTACTCGGCGAACATCATGTGCCTGGCGGTCATCGGAAAGGAGTCGTTGGAAGAACTCGAGAGCATGGTTCTGGAGAAGTTCTCCGAAATCGAGAACAAAAACGTCCAGGTTCCCGATTGGCCGAGGCATCCTTACGCCGAGGATCGGTACGGCCAGAAGGTGAAAATTGTGCCCATTAAGGACATTCGTTCGCTGACGATGAGCTTTACAACCGATGACCTAACGGCGTTCTACAAGTCGGGCGTAAGTTCAGAGTAACTGTCGAGAGGTTCGAGAGATTGATCCACCTTTTGCTCTGCAGCCGGACAACTATTTGACGCATCTCATTGGCCACGAGGGCAAGGGCAGTATCCTGTCAGAGCTGCGGCGACTGGGCTGGTGCAATGAGTAATATCCCTATCCCTATATTCCGTATGAATCTAACCATTAAATCTAACCATTATCCTTTGCAGCCTGATGGCCGGCCATCAGAGCACACAGAATGGCTTTGGCTTCTTCGAAATTGTGGTGGACTTGACGCAGGAGGGAATGGAGCATGTGGACGACATTGTGAAGATCATATTCCAGTATCTGAATCTTCTGCGTCAGGAGGGTCCCAAGAAGTGGATCTTTGACGAGTGCGTAAAGCTGAACGAAATGAGATTCAGGTTTAAGGAGAAGGAACAGCCGGAAAGCTTGGTCACGCATGCGGTTTCCTCCATGCAAATATTCCCCCTGGAGGAGGTTCTCATTGCTCCCTATCTAAGCAACGAATGGCGGCCGGATCTGATCAAAGGTTTGCTGGACGAGCTGGTGCCTTCGAAAAGCCGCATTCTGATGGTGAGCCAGAGCTTCGAGCAGGAGTGCGACCAAGCGGAGCCCTACTATAAGACCAAGTATGGCGTGGAGCGTGTGAGCAAGGAAACGGTGCAGGTGAGAGCCAATTCTTTaccatatatttttccagctttaAAATGGTTTAATGTCTCCTTAACAGAGTTGGGAAAACTGTGAGCTTAACGAGAACCTTAAGCTGGCACTGCCGAATAGCTTTATACCCACGAACTTTGACATTGCCGAGGTCCCCGGCGATGCACCCAAGCACCCCACGATTATCCTGGACACGCCCATTTTGCGGGTGTGGCACAAACAGGACAATCAGTTCAACAAGCCCAAGGCCTGCATGACCTTTGACATGTCCAATCCGATCGCCTATCTGGATCCCCTCAACTGCAATCTGAACCACATGATGGTAATGCTGCTTAAGGACCAGCTGAACGAGTACTTGTACGACGCGGAACTGGCCAGCCTGAAGCTCAGCGTGGTTGGCAAGTCGTGTGGCATCGACGTAAGTGTCTGCAAATGTATAGAGATTACTCCTAAAGCCGCCTCCCTTGCAGTTCACCATACGCGGGTTCAGTGACAAGCAGGTGGTCCTGCTGGAGAAGCTGCTGGATCATCTCTTTGACTTCTCCATCGACGAGAAGAGATTCGACATTCTGAAGGAGGAGTATGTACGTTCACTGAAAAACTTTAAGGCTGAGCAACCATATCAGCATTCCATCTACTATTTAGCTTTGTTGTTAACTGAGAATGCCTGGGCGAATGTGGAGCTCTTGGACGCCATGGAACGTAAGAAACCACTAAAAATGATTACTGTTTCTGGAATTCCTTTGTGTTAACGATTCACCTCTGCAGTTGTTACCTACGATCGGGTGTTGAACTTTGCCAAGGAGTTTTTCCAGCGCCTGCACACGGAGTGCTTTATTTTCGGCAATGTGACCAAGCAGCAGGCAACGGATATTGCGGGGCGAGTGAACAATCGCCTGGAGGCCACCAATGCATCCAAACTTCCCATTCTGGCACGTCAAATGCTGAAGAAGCGGGAGTATAAACTGCTGGCGGGtaagtttatttacttttaataaaaaaataactctGTTTTATGTATTATAACTTCGATAAGGTTATTGCAATTCttaatttacttattattCATAGGCGACAGCTACCTATTCGAGAAGGAGAACGAGTTCCACAAGAGCTCCTGCACACAACTCTATCTGCAGTGCGGCGCACAAACGGATCACACAAACATAATGGTAAATCTGGTGTCTCAGGTGCTCTCCGAGCCCTGCTACGACTGCCTGCGCACCAAGGAGCAACTCGGCTACATTGTCTTCAGTGGTGTGCGCAAGGTGAATGGGGCCAATGGGATCCGCATCATTGTCCAGTCGGCCAAGCATCCCTCGTTCGTTGAGGATCGCATAGAGAACTTTTTGCAAACGTATCtggtaattaattaatttgtaaataataattttaattaagtattaaatatattttttcaatttattttcaaaatcctttagcaagtaATTGAGGATATGCCCCTGGATGAGTTCGAAAGGCACAAGGAGGCTCTGGCTGTGAAGAAGCTGGAAAAGCCCAAGACCATATTCCAGCAGTTTAGCCAGTTTTATGGCGAAATAGCCATGCAGACGTATCACTTTGAGCGTGAAGAGGCTGAGGTGGCCATCCTCCGGCAAATAACAAAGGAGGATTTTGTGGATTACTTCAAGGTAGGCGAAGGTGTAAACCCACTAAGTGGATTCCTGCTGACACACAactcattttgtttttagaaattcatCGCAAAGGATGGTAATGAGCGACGCGTTCTATCCGTGCACATTGTGTCCCAGCAAACGGATGCGAATGCCACCAGCGAGACGGAGCCTGTGGAGATTACGAACATGGACAGGCACAAGCCCATCAGCGACATTGTGAGCTTCAAGTCGTGCAAGGAGCTGTACCCCATCGCACTGCC
Proteins encoded:
- the LOC108075013 gene encoding charged multivesicular body protein 7; this translates as MSLANGVPGNGEFRLPPCWKDNAVMQVQFAMFRSRQLSTDDYDAKMKFWKELIADYLKFCGRPVFCLRDLQLQFMRGEQLPACLDTVILEMQQRKLIRSRAEFEHDPANSWSGWLVNSLVKRPLSWSWSKIKHSVVAEDLEAAATVEWIHLDVLKSTCDLITEKVLPENSGKLLHFDAFKSLCKSQQIRIQSDKDYCVCLISLNVRQIVGLEFKTEKGLRQIHLVKIPKKQGEDLNISQEDHAVHNLQNTQAQLLKQLESLEEDIKLNDDKARQYLKENKRQMAKTYLRKRHLLEKNHERRSLALHNIESLLSSVDEAQNSGVVLDAYKIGSNTLKKVLSDSGLKYDNVDEVLADVRESLDQHREVQDVMSNSSAVEGVSQDEDQLERELRELCGETAKPASPSPIAFINNNDRPEVVITDEEVIAMLQDLEVEDGTVSQSSVRTLRTAQEL
- the RhoBTB gene encoding rho-related BTB domain-containing protein 1 isoform X2; translated protein: MDNEQPHQELVKCVLVGDTAVGKTRLICARACNKHVSLSQLLSTHVPTVWAIDQYRIYKDVLERSWEVVDGVNVSLRLWDTFGDHDKDRRFAYGRSDVVLLCFSIASPISLRNCKMMWYPEIRRFCPDVPVILVGCKNDLRYMYRDENYLSYFGEKGTFVRAALKSDLVMPDEARAVAKELGVAYYETSVFTYFGVNEVFENAIRSALIARRQQRFWMTNLKKVQKPLLQAPFRPPKPPPPEVTVMVGHYRQDIYNMFLSQAYTDLVLVAGAGTKFAVHRFMLAAASSIFQRLLSTELSDMGGRSSSESSMVSSTFGEATIADFNDDTESLIRYESRTQRMWEHLKRRSSYQALPLMESKRSNDLYRELHHPVLQSIRLVHVENQRGVNGLQTIVTLSKLISPQALHQCLRFIYTGTIDKDCNNLQEIREAADLLELPQLTQLLARPQTVLDSCSSDEPNPHICLRIKESMERHCIGDGCFSDVTFELDDGLMKAHRAVLVGRCDVMRAMLLGDFREAHSNVIVFPGVTIYTFHKLLCYLYTDQIPPISAVKCLNLLELANRLCLPRLLNLVECRVIEDLTLISQNETNETVDHCLKLLEPVKLHNAHQLAEWCMSYLCVNYNLICKFSLKGLKALHQDNQEYLREHRWPPVWYLKDYDYYQRCLNELNKELKLKSSRRESPSDDEGCLCFTGVFSCWLLGKSKRSHGDGGNGTVENSNADNQIFNSAGNSINHIDLEADMDLNL
- the RhoBTB gene encoding rho-related BTB domain-containing protein 1 isoform X3; the encoded protein is MDNEQPHQELVKCVLVGDTAVGKTRLICARACNKHVSLSQLLSTHVPTVWAIDQYRIYKDVLERSWEVVDGVNVSLRLWDTFGDHDKDRRFAYGRSDVVLLCFSIASPISLRNCKMMWYPEIRRFCPDVPVILVGCKNDLRYMYRDENYLSYFGEKGTFVRAALKSDLVMPDEARAVAKELGVAYYETSVFTYFGVNEVFENAIRSALIARRQQRFWMTNLKKVQKPLLQAPFRPPKPPPPEVTVMVGHYRQDIYNMFLSQAYTDLVLVAGAGTKFAVHRFMLAAASSIFQRLLSTELSDMGGRSSSESSMVSSTFGEATIADFNDDTESLIRYESRTQRMWEHLKRRSSYQALPLMESKRSNDLYRELHHPVLQSIRLVHVENQRGVNGLQTIVTLSKLISPQALHQCLRFIYTGTIDKDCNNLQLLQEIREAADLLELPQLTQLLARPQTVLDSCSSDEPNPHICLRIKESMERHCIGDGCFSDVTFELDDGLMKAHRAVLVGRCDVMRAMLLGDFREAHSNVIVFPGVTIYTFHKLLCYLYTDQIPPISAVKCLNLLELANRLCLPRLLNLVECRVIEDLTLISQNETNETVDHCLKLLEPVKLHNAHQLAEWCMSYLCVNYNLICKFSLKGLKALHQDNQEYLREHRWPPVWYLKDYDYYQRCLNELNKELKLKSSRRESPSDDEGCLCFTGGKSKRSHGDGGNGTVENSNADNQIFNSAGNSINHIDLEADMDLNL
- the RhoBTB gene encoding rho-related BTB domain-containing protein 1 isoform X1, with translation MDNEQPHQELVKCVLVGDTAVGKTRLICARACNKHVSLSQLLSTHVPTVWAIDQYRIYKDVLERSWEVVDGVNVSLRLWDTFGDHDKDRRFAYGRSDVVLLCFSIASPISLRNCKMMWYPEIRRFCPDVPVILVGCKNDLRYMYRDENYLSYFGEKGTFVRAALKSDLVMPDEARAVAKELGVAYYETSVFTYFGVNEVFENAIRSALIARRQQRFWMTNLKKVQKPLLQAPFRPPKPPPPEVTVMVGHYRQDIYNMFLSQAYTDLVLVAGAGTKFAVHRFMLAAASSIFQRLLSTELSDMGGRSSSESSMVSSTFGEATIADFNDDTESLIRYESRTQRMWEHLKRRSSYQALPLMESKRSNDLYRELHHPVLQSIRLVHVENQRGVNGLQTIVTLSKLISPQALHQCLRFIYTGTIDKDCNNLQLLQEIREAADLLELPQLTQLLARPQTVLDSCSSDEPNPHICLRIKESMERHCIGDGCFSDVTFELDDGLMKAHRAVLVGRCDVMRAMLLGDFREAHSNVIVFPGVTIYTFHKLLCYLYTDQIPPISAVKCLNLLELANRLCLPRLLNLVECRVIEDLTLISQNETNETVDHCLKLLEPVKLHNAHQLAEWCMSYLCVNYNLICKFSLKGLKALHQDNQEYLREHRWPPVWYLKDYDYYQRCLNELNKELKLKSSRRESPSDDEGCLCFTGVFSCWLLGKSKRSHGDGGNGTVENSNADNQIFNSAGNSINHIDLEADMDLNL
- the Ide gene encoding insulin-degrading enzyme; this translates as MYFSCRKSIFALTATLSRRSSGEVRSSILVASRSIGTLSKPKMTVAEGCLQKPATRSPHTQEPILRLNNIEKSQQDTRDYRGLKLENGLKVLLISDPNTDVSAAALSVQVGHMSDPTSLPGLAHFCEHMLFLGTEKYPHENGYTTYLSQSGGSSNAATYPLMTKYHFHVAPDKLDGALDRFAQFFIAPLFTPSATEREINAVNSEHEKNLPSDLWRIKQVSRHLAKPDHPYSKFGSGNKTTLSEIPKSKDIDVRDELLKFHKKWYSANIMCLAVIGKESLEELESMVLEKFSEIENKNVQVPDWPRHPYAEDRYGQKVKIVPIKDIRSLTMSFTTDDLTAFYKSGPDNYLTHLIGHEGKGSILSELRRLGWCNDLMAGHQSTQNGFGFFEIVVDLTQEGMEHVDDIVKIIFQYLNLLRQEGPKKWIFDECVKLNEMRFRFKEKEQPESLVTHAVSSMQIFPLEEVLIAPYLSNEWRPDLIKGLLDELVPSKSRILMVSQSFEQECDQAEPYYKTKYGVERVSKETVQSWENCELNENLKLALPNSFIPTNFDIAEVPGDAPKHPTIILDTPILRVWHKQDNQFNKPKACMTFDMSNPIAYLDPLNCNLNHMMVMLLKDQLNEYLYDAELASLKLSVVGKSCGIDFTIRGFSDKQVVLLEKLLDHLFDFSIDEKRFDILKEEYVRSLKNFKAEQPYQHSIYYLALLLTENAWANVELLDAMELVTYDRVLNFAKEFFQRLHTECFIFGNVTKQQATDIAGRVNNRLEATNASKLPILARQMLKKREYKLLAGDSYLFEKENEFHKSSCTQLYLQCGAQTDHTNIMVNLVSQVLSEPCYDCLRTKEQLGYIVFSGVRKVNGANGIRIIVQSAKHPSFVEDRIENFLQTYLQVIEDMPLDEFERHKEALAVKKLEKPKTIFQQFSQFYGEIAMQTYHFEREEAEVAILRQITKEDFVDYFKKFIAKDGNERRVLSVHIVSQQTDANATSETEPVEITNMDRHKPISDIVSFKSCKELYPIALPFLDIKAKGARSKL